One region of Hymenobacter sediminicola genomic DNA includes:
- a CDS encoding DUF4271 domain-containing protein, with translation MGELVLSKVGHVGWRLWLHVLLLALLPLAAPLAAEYRPLPPAPRSGLSSDWLIHDEVRNRLILYLPDYHAPAHAYYQWLTLRPAHPFEVSFAARAGQCLFLDNRLVFTAAATSSYTVDLAKLLPTGSVPGPHLLCVWHPQASPNLSSFTDVQRARQLPSSKASVGSSPALAQPLARSHPGENVFLLFLLLIGLLYGTIRAAYQSGFSRIYQFEGLWSKSSSEQDFLVKPTVTWLNILLVLVFSLSFALLLVAIHTNVQHIVILRRLFDVPESALVSRILLYTGIISGFLLGKYLFLELMGYIFDVGELVMVQYREFVRTILFLGLCLPLVMLLYLGLNQTLPEAVLWVSNGVVSLLLVGTVVRVARTIHRRASLLNLHLFSYLCATEVIPLVILLKLIVFTY, from the coding sequence ATGGGGGAACTGGTGCTGAGTAAAGTCGGACATGTAGGGTGGCGCCTGTGGCTTCATGTCCTGCTGCTGGCTCTGCTGCCGCTGGCGGCGCCTCTGGCGGCTGAGTACCGTCCGTTGCCCCCGGCACCCCGCAGCGGCCTCTCCAGCGACTGGCTGATTCATGATGAAGTCCGGAATCGGCTCATATTATATCTGCCTGATTACCACGCGCCCGCGCACGCCTACTATCAATGGCTGACGTTGCGGCCCGCCCATCCGTTCGAAGTATCATTTGCGGCCAGAGCCGGACAATGTCTGTTCCTGGACAATAGGCTAGTATTCACAGCAGCGGCTACATCCTCTTACACTGTTGACCTAGCAAAGCTGCTGCCTACGGGTTCAGTTCCGGGCCCACATTTGCTCTGTGTATGGCACCCTCAGGCTTCACCCAACCTGAGCTCATTTACCGATGTGCAGCGCGCCCGGCAGTTGCCATCTAGTAAAGCATCTGTTGGAAGTAGCCCTGCTTTGGCCCAGCCGTTGGCACGCAGCCACCCCGGCGAAAACGTGTTTCTGCTGTTTCTACTGCTCATCGGATTGTTATATGGCACTATCCGAGCAGCGTATCAGTCGGGTTTCTCTCGTATCTATCAGTTCGAGGGCCTGTGGAGCAAGTCTTCGAGCGAGCAGGACTTCCTTGTTAAGCCAACTGTCACTTGGCTTAACATCCTACTGGTACTGGTTTTCTCTCTATCCTTTGCGCTACTGCTGGTTGCTATCCATACCAACGTGCAGCACATCGTTATTCTGCGCCGCCTTTTCGATGTGCCGGAGTCCGCATTAGTTTCTCGTATCCTGCTTTACACCGGTATCATATCAGGCTTTTTGTTAGGAAAATACCTGTTTCTGGAGCTAATGGGCTACATTTTCGATGTAGGAGAATTAGTGATGGTACAGTACCGAGAGTTTGTCCGGACCATCCTGTTCCTGGGGCTGTGCCTGCCACTAGTGATGCTGCTATATCTGGGCCTGAATCAGACGCTGCCAGAAGCGGTACTTTGGGTTTCCAACGGAGTGGTTTCCTTACTGTTGGTGGGTACTGTTGTGCGAGTTGCCAGAACCATCCACCGTCGTGCCTCGCTACTAAATCTGCATTTGTTTTCGTACCTTTGCGCCACAGAAGTGATTCCTCTGGTCATTCTGCTAAAGCTGATTGTTTTTACCTACTAA
- a CDS encoding MraY family glycosyltransferase produces MTPLGIQLSLSFLWAFLVALFAVPSIIYIAHLKNMLDTPNVRTVHESLTPRLGGVAVFAGFMSALTIFADLSNGIQQLLAGCIVLFFVGLKDDLVSISVSKKFVGQLLATGIVMIMADVRLTSFQGILGIHELPVGISYAFTFLVIVGITNAINLIDGLDGLAGSIVLIIVSTFGYYFMRYGGASYGNYVFVSVCLIGGMLGFLRYNFHRATIFMGDTGSLVCGFIVSVLTIQFIEMGLKVGQPFGSSAPSVAAGILFVPLFDTLRVFIVRMMAGRSPFAPDKNHVHHRILAMGFQQISTVMLLGLLNLVVILFVINFADLGNTVLIGALVGFSLLLSVFLGVYRSRSAEQRVAS; encoded by the coding sequence ATGACCCCTCTCGGAATTCAGTTGAGTTTGTCCTTTCTCTGGGCGTTTTTAGTGGCGCTGTTTGCAGTGCCGTCCATCATCTACATTGCTCACCTGAAGAATATGCTCGATACGCCTAATGTGCGTACCGTGCACGAATCCCTCACGCCCCGGCTGGGTGGGGTGGCAGTCTTTGCGGGCTTCATGTCCGCTCTCACCATTTTCGCCGACCTCAGCAACGGAATTCAACAATTGCTGGCGGGCTGTATTGTGTTATTCTTTGTAGGCCTGAAAGACGATTTGGTATCTATTTCAGTATCAAAGAAGTTCGTCGGTCAGCTTCTGGCTACTGGCATCGTCATGATAATGGCTGATGTGCGCCTCACCAGCTTCCAGGGTATTCTGGGTATTCATGAACTGCCGGTGGGCATCAGCTACGCCTTCACCTTCCTCGTGATTGTGGGCATCACCAATGCCATCAATCTTATTGACGGCCTAGATGGGCTGGCTGGCAGCATTGTACTCATCATTGTCAGCACGTTCGGCTACTATTTCATGCGTTACGGCGGGGCCAGCTACGGCAACTATGTGTTCGTATCGGTCTGTCTGATTGGCGGTATGCTAGGCTTTCTGCGTTACAACTTCCACCGTGCCACCATTTTCATGGGCGACACAGGTTCTCTAGTATGCGGGTTTATTGTTTCGGTGCTTACCATCCAGTTCATTGAAATGGGCCTGAAGGTAGGACAGCCCTTCGGATCCTCGGCGCCGTCAGTAGCAGCCGGAATTCTGTTTGTGCCCCTGTTCGATACACTGAGGGTGTTCATTGTGCGCATGATGGCTGGCCGCTCACCCTTCGCCCCCGATAAAAACCACGTGCATCACCGCATTCTGGCCATGGGATTTCAGCAGATTAGCACTGTTATGCTGCTTGGATTGCTCAATCTGGTAGTGATTTTATTCGTTATCAACTTCGCTGACTTAGGCAACACAGTGCTTATCGGTGCGCTGGTTGGTTTCTCTCTGCTTCTGAGCGTGTTTCTTGGGGTATACCGAAGCCGCAGTGCCGAACAGCGCGTAGCGTCCTGA
- the lipB gene encoding lipoyl(octanoyl) transferase LipB, whose protein sequence is MSLYSSCTAPSDLPDLAAAGLASPAQNRVVQVQLLGLAEYETTWAYQEKLLADTLAIKTQNRQAAEAGTTPQNTPNHLLLCEHPPVYTLGKSGKPEHLLLDEAGLATHGATFHRINRGGDITYHGPGQLVGYPIFDLDNFFTDIHRYLRLLEEAVILTLADYGLRAGRIAGLTGVWFDYEEGAPNPRKICAMGVKCSRWVTMHGFALNVNTDLSYFGHIIPCGITDKAVTSLQQELGRAVPLAEVQVRLLPHLARLFEAELVVSTATTALPAS, encoded by the coding sequence ATGTCTTTGTATTCCTCCTGCACTGCGCCTTCTGATTTGCCTGACCTGGCTGCCGCCGGCCTAGCATCCCCTGCGCAAAATCGGGTGGTTCAGGTGCAGCTACTTGGCCTCGCCGAGTATGAAACAACCTGGGCCTATCAGGAAAAGCTACTGGCCGATACGCTGGCAATCAAGACCCAGAACCGTCAGGCTGCCGAAGCAGGAACTACCCCTCAGAACACGCCCAACCATCTGCTGCTGTGCGAGCATCCACCGGTTTATACACTTGGCAAAAGCGGTAAACCGGAGCACTTGCTGCTCGATGAAGCTGGCTTGGCTACCCACGGAGCCACCTTCCACCGCATCAACCGGGGCGGCGACATTACGTACCACGGCCCCGGCCAGTTGGTAGGCTACCCGATTTTTGACCTCGACAACTTCTTCACCGATATTCACCGCTACCTGCGGCTGCTGGAGGAGGCTGTTATCCTGACCTTGGCTGACTACGGACTGCGTGCCGGCCGCATTGCTGGCCTTACCGGCGTCTGGTTCGACTACGAGGAAGGTGCCCCCAACCCGCGCAAGATCTGCGCTATGGGCGTGAAATGCAGCCGCTGGGTAACCATGCACGGCTTTGCGCTCAACGTAAATACCGACCTGTCCTACTTTGGCCACATCATCCCTTGCGGCATCACCGATAAAGCCGTGACCTCGCTGCAGCAGGAACTGGGGCGTGCTGTACCGCTGGCCGAAGTGCAGGTGCGTCTGCTGCCGCATCTGGCCCGGCTATTCGAGGCTGAGCTAGTCGTTTCTACCGCTACAACCGCACTGCCTGCGTCTTAA
- a CDS encoding YraN family protein, with protein sequence MHNAAHELGRAGEAAAAAFLIQQGFEVLFRSYRHGRAEVDLVVCQGRALLVFAEVKARSSSQFGYPETFVSERKKQLFRLAAEQVQLDLDWTGDIRFDILAVTPVANDFRIEHFEDAFY encoded by the coding sequence ATGCACAACGCCGCACACGAACTGGGCCGGGCCGGCGAAGCTGCTGCCGCAGCCTTCCTGATACAACAGGGGTTTGAGGTGCTGTTTCGCAGCTACCGCCACGGCCGTGCCGAAGTAGATCTGGTGGTTTGCCAGGGCCGTGCGCTATTGGTATTCGCAGAGGTTAAGGCCCGCTCTTCCAGCCAGTTCGGTTATCCGGAAACCTTCGTTTCGGAACGCAAGAAGCAGCTGTTTCGGCTTGCCGCTGAACAGGTACAACTGGACCTAGACTGGACCGGCGACATTCGCTTCGACATTCTGGCGGTTACGCCCGTAGCGAATGACTTCCGGATCGAGCATTTTGAGGATGCCTTCTATTAG
- a CDS encoding toxin-antitoxin system YwqK family antitoxin, producing MRFLRPHILLLVLLISSIGACSKKTVSFNSRSEPALATLTTDTLTTSRDTTKAPSLLAKKAVLTKEEEKAAKDKEKLAQRQAKKKKKNIFLGERIKKGFTKSGPKGKNQVLEVFYYLKTFEQPGAYSTTVYYFNPRKRKIFRANTELNPATDKVLHGPYKKMQGGKVVETGYFAKGTKHLRWEKFNKDNVLLSKLHYEMGFPRDANVTYYDAAQKLVKEVVPYVNGKLEGDYVRYQENGQRDWDGSFENGKRVGEWTKYWGFRNRRHYVYEYGASGYDPEVTEPILVKEYNRNGVLVFEKDKFDKRDAVTDRPGTTRPGTRRN from the coding sequence ATGCGCTTTCTACGTCCGCATATTCTATTGCTGGTGCTGCTGATCAGCAGCATCGGGGCCTGTTCCAAGAAGACGGTTTCCTTCAATAGCCGCTCCGAACCGGCTCTGGCTACCCTGACTACCGATACGCTTACTACGTCCCGGGACACTACCAAGGCTCCTTCACTGCTGGCGAAGAAGGCAGTGCTGACCAAAGAAGAAGAGAAGGCTGCCAAGGACAAGGAGAAGCTGGCCCAGCGTCAGGCCAAGAAAAAGAAGAAGAACATCTTCCTGGGGGAGCGAATCAAGAAAGGCTTTACCAAGTCGGGGCCCAAGGGCAAGAACCAGGTGCTAGAAGTGTTCTATTACCTGAAAACCTTTGAGCAACCCGGTGCCTACTCTACCACAGTTTATTATTTCAACCCACGAAAGCGCAAGATTTTCCGGGCCAATACCGAACTGAACCCTGCCACCGACAAGGTGCTGCACGGCCCCTACAAGAAGATGCAGGGCGGCAAGGTGGTAGAAACCGGTTATTTCGCCAAGGGTACCAAGCACCTGCGTTGGGAGAAATTCAACAAAGACAATGTGCTGCTCAGCAAGCTTCACTATGAAATGGGCTTCCCGCGCGACGCTAACGTGACCTACTACGATGCGGCTCAGAAGCTGGTGAAGGAAGTGGTGCCTTATGTGAACGGCAAGCTGGAGGGCGACTATGTGCGCTACCAAGAAAATGGCCAGCGTGACTGGGACGGCAGCTTTGAGAATGGCAAGCGAGTAGGGGAGTGGACCAAGTACTGGGGCTTCCGCAACCGCCGCCACTATGTGTACGAATACGGCGCCTCCGGCTACGACCCGGAAGTGACCGAGCCCATCTTGGTGAAAGAGTACAACCGCAACGGGGTGCTGGTCTTCGAGAAGGATAAGTTTGATAAGCGCGACGCCGTGACGGACCGCCCCGGCACTACCCGCCCAGGCACACGCCGCAACTAA
- the htpG gene encoding molecular chaperone HtpG, with protein MQEKGSISIHTENIFPIIKKFLYSDHEIFLRELVSNAVDATQKLKSLGQLGEFKGELGELKVKVSVDKEARTITISDRGLGMTGEEIKKYINQIAFSGATEFVEKYKEKDAAAKDQIIGQFGLGFYSAFMVAKEVEIFSKSYKDDTECAHWVCDGSTEFSLETIEKADRGTDVVLHVAEDSDEFLEPQRLKGILTKYCKFLPIEIEFEGEVINQTAPIWTKQPSELTDEDYTKFYQELYPFSEAPLFWIHLNVDYPFNLTGILYFPKVKDELQFQRNKIQLYSRQVFITDEVKDVVPEFLMLLHGVIDSPDIPLNVSRSFLQADASVRKINTYITKKVADKLSSLYKQDRAGFEEKWSDIGLFVKYGMLSDEKFYDKAKDFALVQNVAGKYFTLSEYQEFVQASQKDKNEQTVVLYTTDSEAQHGFVQAATDRGYDVLKLDGPLDSHFIGQLEQKLEKTTFKRVDADTVGKLIEKDEAAESVLSDDDKTKLQDLFKQAISNEQMHVQVEALSPQDAPVIITLPEFMRRMKDMQRAGGGGGMAMFGSLPDSYTVSINANHPVAQRVLHADAEAGQKLARQAYDLALLAQNMLKGEALTQFVKRSADLLSAE; from the coding sequence ATGCAAGAGAAAGGCAGCATCTCGATTCATACCGAGAATATCTTTCCCATCATCAAGAAATTCCTGTACTCCGACCACGAAATCTTCCTGCGCGAGCTGGTAAGTAACGCCGTGGACGCCACCCAAAAGCTGAAAAGCCTGGGGCAGCTTGGCGAATTCAAGGGCGAGTTGGGCGAACTGAAGGTGAAGGTGAGCGTGGACAAGGAAGCCCGCACCATCACTATTTCTGACCGCGGCCTGGGCATGACGGGCGAGGAAATCAAGAAGTACATCAACCAGATTGCCTTCTCCGGCGCCACCGAGTTTGTGGAGAAGTACAAGGAGAAGGATGCCGCCGCCAAAGACCAGATTATCGGTCAGTTTGGTCTCGGCTTCTACTCCGCTTTCATGGTGGCCAAGGAGGTTGAAATCTTCTCCAAGAGCTACAAAGACGATACCGAATGCGCCCACTGGGTATGCGACGGTAGCACAGAATTTAGCCTTGAAACCATCGAAAAGGCCGACCGTGGCACTGATGTAGTACTGCACGTAGCCGAAGATTCCGATGAGTTTCTGGAGCCGCAGCGCCTGAAAGGTATTCTGACCAAATACTGCAAGTTCCTGCCTATCGAAATTGAGTTCGAAGGCGAGGTTATCAACCAGACGGCTCCCATCTGGACCAAGCAGCCCTCCGAGCTGACCGACGAGGACTACACCAAATTCTACCAGGAGCTGTATCCTTTCTCGGAAGCGCCGCTGTTCTGGATTCACCTGAACGTGGATTATCCGTTCAACCTGACGGGCATTCTGTACTTCCCGAAGGTGAAGGACGAGCTGCAGTTCCAGCGCAACAAGATTCAGCTCTATTCGCGGCAGGTGTTCATCACGGATGAGGTGAAGGACGTGGTGCCCGAGTTCCTGATGCTGCTGCACGGCGTTATCGACTCGCCGGATATCCCGCTGAACGTGTCGCGCAGCTTCCTGCAGGCCGACGCCAGCGTGCGCAAAATCAACACCTATATCACCAAAAAGGTAGCCGATAAGCTGAGTAGCCTCTACAAGCAGGACCGTGCCGGCTTCGAGGAGAAATGGTCGGACATCGGGCTGTTTGTGAAGTATGGTATGCTGTCGGATGAGAAATTCTACGACAAAGCCAAGGATTTCGCGCTGGTGCAGAACGTGGCTGGCAAATACTTCACCTTGAGCGAGTATCAGGAGTTTGTGCAGGCCAGCCAGAAGGATAAGAATGAGCAGACGGTGGTACTCTATACCACCGATTCTGAAGCGCAGCACGGCTTCGTGCAAGCAGCTACCGACCGTGGCTACGACGTGCTGAAGCTGGATGGCCCGCTCGATTCGCACTTCATTGGGCAGCTAGAGCAGAAGCTGGAGAAAACCACGTTCAAGCGAGTCGACGCCGACACGGTTGGCAAGCTCATCGAGAAAGACGAAGCTGCGGAAAGTGTCCTCAGCGACGATGACAAAACTAAACTGCAAGACCTCTTTAAGCAGGCCATCAGCAACGAGCAGATGCACGTGCAGGTAGAGGCGCTGTCACCGCAGGACGCTCCAGTTATCATCACGCTGCCCGAGTTTATGCGCCGCATGAAGGATATGCAGCGCGCTGGCGGCGGTGGTGGCATGGCTATGTTCGGCTCGCTGCCCGACAGCTACACTGTAAGCATTAACGCCAACCATCCGGTAGCGCAGCGCGTGCTCCATGCCGATGCGGAAGCCGGTCAGAAGCTGGCCCGCCAAGCCTACGACTTGGCTCTGCTGGCCCAGAACATGCTGAAAGGAGAGGCCCTAACGCAGTTTGTGAAGCGTAGCGCCGATTTGCTATCAGCTGAATAG
- a CDS encoding TonB-dependent receptor has product MLFRVPGAPEAAWRWLMAMLLLGVALPAWAQPACTLTISGRVADHESRATLPGATIVVLETQQATQSDVDGYYHLQLCAGIYHVQVSFVGYALETAELRLTNSTERDFRLHPDAVLLRGAVVRGERMAAPSPQTTATLTGQELQQTRGQAIGEALQRVSGVTAIQTGPGIFKPMIHGLHSNRVTILNNGVRQEGQQWGVEHGPEIDPFIASRLTVVKGAASVRYGSDAIGGVVLVEPKPLRDSAGSGGELNLVSMSNNGLGAVSGTLDGNLRKLPALSWRAQGTFRKAGTMRAPGYYLKNSGFEERNVAGAVGWRKDTYGVELFYSQFNTRIGILPAAHAGNQADLLLAVGQERPLETTGFSYDIDRAYQQVRHDIGKLTGFVRTGNAGRLQLTLSQQLDFRDEYDKSRPRNDNRAAAGKPELSYTNRTTTGELLWEHKPWHQFTGSIGLTGSYQANRYADGSRQFIPFYTNQIAGAFLVEKWQQGRWLLEGGLRLDYRDLAVRRGDRDSTGVFFVDRSRFRYATPAASLGATFDPSPHLTLSLNTGLTRRAPAANERFSDGVHNGMYELGNDLVPNNAPLTPETALNVGITATWHNNPRFNGELTLYQNRITGFMYQVPLLPLVQTIRGAHISWQYLQTDATFQGLDLSSSYQLAPQWLLGLKGSMVRTRDTRADEWQILMPADRAEATVRFNWPNASATSRFRERYAQLGGVAVARQTRVPDNYEARDLLLPPAGYGLLNMELGSTVHWGNQPLEISVAGANLLNQRYRDYMNRYRYFTDEMGRNVTLRLRFSF; this is encoded by the coding sequence ATGCTTTTCCGTGTTCCGGGTGCTCCGGAGGCGGCGTGGCGTTGGCTCATGGCTATGCTCCTGCTGGGAGTTGCCCTGCCGGCGTGGGCGCAGCCTGCATGCACCCTGACCATCAGCGGGCGCGTGGCCGACCACGAGTCGCGGGCGACTCTGCCCGGCGCGACCATTGTGGTGCTCGAAACGCAGCAAGCCACCCAGTCCGATGTTGATGGGTATTATCACCTGCAGCTGTGTGCGGGCATCTATCATGTGCAGGTCAGCTTTGTGGGCTATGCCCTTGAAACCGCTGAACTGCGCCTGACCAACTCTACTGAGCGGGACTTTCGCCTCCATCCGGATGCCGTGCTGTTGCGCGGAGCGGTGGTAAGAGGTGAACGGATGGCCGCGCCATCCCCCCAAACCACCGCTACCCTAACCGGCCAGGAGCTGCAGCAAACCCGCGGCCAAGCGATAGGCGAAGCCTTGCAGCGGGTGAGTGGCGTTACGGCTATTCAAACCGGCCCTGGCATCTTCAAGCCCATGATTCATGGGCTACATTCTAACCGCGTAACCATTCTCAACAATGGAGTGCGGCAGGAAGGCCAGCAATGGGGCGTGGAGCACGGTCCGGAAATAGACCCGTTTATTGCTTCACGGCTCACAGTGGTGAAGGGCGCAGCTAGTGTGCGCTACGGCTCCGATGCCATTGGGGGCGTGGTGCTGGTAGAGCCCAAGCCACTCCGCGACTCGGCGGGGAGTGGCGGCGAGCTAAACCTGGTAAGCATGAGTAACAACGGCCTTGGCGCCGTTTCGGGTACGCTAGACGGTAACCTGCGGAAGCTACCAGCCCTGAGCTGGCGGGCCCAGGGTACTTTCCGGAAGGCCGGCACCATGCGCGCGCCAGGCTATTACCTGAAAAATTCCGGGTTTGAGGAACGCAACGTGGCGGGAGCCGTGGGCTGGCGCAAGGATACCTACGGCGTGGAGCTGTTCTACAGCCAGTTCAACACTCGCATCGGGATTCTGCCAGCTGCACACGCCGGTAACCAAGCCGATTTACTGCTGGCTGTGGGCCAGGAGAGGCCGCTGGAAACTACCGGTTTCAGCTACGACATTGACCGGGCCTACCAGCAGGTGCGCCACGATATAGGCAAGCTCACGGGCTTCGTGCGCACCGGCAATGCCGGGCGCCTGCAGCTCACGCTTAGCCAGCAGCTCGACTTCCGCGACGAATACGACAAGTCCCGGCCCCGCAACGACAACCGGGCCGCTGCCGGTAAGCCGGAGCTGAGCTACACCAACCGCACCACAACCGGCGAACTACTGTGGGAGCACAAACCTTGGCACCAGTTCACGGGCAGCATCGGGCTGACGGGCTCCTATCAGGCCAACCGCTACGCCGACGGCAGCCGGCAGTTCATTCCCTTCTACACCAACCAGATAGCCGGCGCTTTTTTGGTGGAGAAATGGCAACAGGGCCGCTGGCTGCTGGAAGGCGGCTTGCGCCTCGATTACCGCGACTTGGCCGTGCGGCGAGGCGACCGTGACTCGACGGGAGTGTTTTTCGTGGATCGGAGCCGGTTCCGGTACGCTACGCCGGCTGCCTCCCTGGGAGCCACTTTTGATCCTTCGCCACACCTCACTCTCAGTCTGAACACTGGCCTTACCCGCCGCGCTCCGGCTGCCAATGAGCGGTTCAGCGACGGAGTGCACAACGGCATGTATGAGCTGGGTAACGACCTGGTACCCAACAATGCGCCTCTGACGCCCGAAACCGCGCTGAACGTCGGCATTACGGCCACCTGGCACAACAACCCGCGTTTCAATGGTGAGTTGACGCTGTACCAGAACCGTATTACCGGCTTCATGTATCAGGTACCACTGCTGCCTTTGGTACAAACCATTCGGGGGGCACATATCAGCTGGCAATATCTGCAGACGGACGCCACATTCCAGGGCCTGGACCTGAGCAGCTCCTACCAACTGGCACCACAGTGGTTGCTGGGCCTGAAAGGCTCAATGGTGCGCACCCGCGACACACGCGCCGATGAGTGGCAAATTCTGATGCCCGCCGACCGGGCTGAGGCGACTGTGCGCTTCAACTGGCCTAACGCCAGCGCCACCAGCCGCTTCCGGGAAAGGTATGCGCAGCTTGGCGGAGTGGCCGTAGCGCGCCAGACCCGTGTACCCGATAACTACGAAGCCCGTGACTTGCTGCTTCCTCCTGCCGGCTACGGCCTTCTGAATATGGAGCTGGGTAGCACCGTGCACTGGGGCAATCAGCCTCTAGAAATAAGCGTGGCAGGTGCCAACCTGCTCAATCAGCGGTACCGCGACTACATGAACCGGTACCGCTACTTCACCGACGAAATGGGCCGCAACGTGACGCTGCGCCTACGATTCAGCTTTTAA